The Polluticoccus soli sequence TTTCAATGGAAGAAGAATGGCAACAACATCGCCACTGGCGCTACCTGGAATGCAGGAACCTCGCTGACTACCGGCGATGCGATCACTTGCGAAATGACCAGCAACCACCCCTGCCCTACAGGCGGCATATCTGTAGTCACCAGCAATACGGTTAATATGACCATTAACCCGGTTCTTACGCCTTCTGTAAGTATAGCGGTGAGCCCCGGCAATAGTTTTTGCCCCGGCACCAATGCAACGTTTACTGCCACACCAACCAACGGTGGCACAACCCCTGCTTACCAATGGAAGAAGAACAGCTTTAATGTAGGAACTAACAGTGCGACCTATGCTGACAATACACTAACTACCGGCGATGTGATCACTTGCGTGATGACAAGCAATACCCCCTGTCCAACAGGCGGTGTGGCTACAACTACCAGCAATGGCATCACCATCAATACATCCTTCCCGGCCTCGGTAAGCATCGTGGCCAGTCCGTCAACCAACATTTGCCCTGGCTCATCTGTTACTTTTACCGCTACAGCAACCAACGGCGGCACACCTGCTTACCAATGGAAAAAGAATGGCGGCAACGTGGGCACTAACAGCAGCACTTATACTGATGCACCGGGCAATGGCGACGTGTACAGCGTACAGATGACCAGCAATATTGTATGCGCATCGCCCAAACCGGCTACATCAAACACGATCACCATCACCTATACTACACCGATTGTGCCTGGTGTTACCATCACAAAAACACCAAGCACGGCTATATGCCCGGGAACAGCAGTAAGCTTTACTGTTACTCCAACCAATGGAGGTCCCGTACCTACATATCAATGGAAGTTGAACGGCGTCAACGTAGCTACAACCAACAACTGGGGCAGCAGCAGCCTGAACAACGGCGACGTGGTGAGTGTAGTGATGACATCAAACTACAATGGATGCGTAGTGCCCACAACAGCTACCGCCAGTACAACTATGTCTGTTAATACTATAACACCAGCATCAGTTACAATAGCGGCTAACCCCGGTAATACTATCTGTTCGGGCACCAGCGTAACCTTTACGGCCACACCAACAGGTGGCGGTACTCCTACCTACCAATGGAAAAGGAATGGCGCTAACGTTGGCACCAACAGTGCAACTTACAATGCCGGTACTACACTAACCAATGGCAACACCATAGAATGTGTGATGACCAGCTCTGCAACCTGCGCTGTTCCTAAAATTTCAAATAGCAACCTGATCACCATGAATGTGAACAGCACGGTAACGCCGTCTGTAACTATATCAACAGTTCCTTCAGGAACCGCCTGCGTAGGCGGCGTGTTGCAATTCGTTGCCAACCCGCTGAACGGTGGTAATACACCAAGCTACCAGTGGAAGATAGATGGTAACAACGTTGGTACTAACTTCCCGAGCTATACTGATAACGGTACGCTGACCGCAACTGCACATACTATCAGCGTTACGATGATCAGTAGCATTACACAATGTATTACTACTACAACGGCTACGGGAACACTGAACAAAACGATCAGCCCACTCGTGACACCGACCATTTCTATTGCATCGACACAAGCGCCGGGCGGCGATGCCTGTGTAGGTTCGTCGGTAACATTTACACCTACTACTACCAACGCCGGCAGCACGCCAACTTACCAATGGAAAAAGAATGGCTCAGTAGTAGCAACAGGCAGCAGCTATGCTCCAGGCGCTACACTGGTAACCGGTGATATTATCAGCTGCGAAATGACCAGCTCTGCAGCTTGTGCTTCGCCTGTTATCGTAAACAGCGCACCGGTGAACATGACCATATGGCCAAATGTTACCGCAGCAGTAACCATTACTTCTAACCCGGGTAATGCAGTAAGCTGTACAGGCCTGCCGGTAACATTTACTGCCGCAGCCACAAATGTGGGTTCTAACCCAACCTACCAGTGGAAATTAAATGGCAACAACGTGGGTACGAATAGTCCAACTTATGTGGATGCTGCACTTGCTACGGGTAACACCGTAAGCTGCGTAGTAACTACATCTATACCTTGCTCAACGCCTAAACCGGCTACCAGCAACACGCTGACCATGACGATGAATCCGAACCTTACAGCCAGTATCAACCTGACTGCGACGCCTGACACTGTGGGCTGCGAAAAGACACCATTTACTTTCAATACATTCCATACAGGTGGTGGCACAAACCCAGCTTTCAAATGGTACAAAAATGGCTCTGCTATCCCTGGTGCTGCGCAAGCAGTGTACAGCAGCAACAGCCTGGCTGATGGCGATATGATCGCGTGCGAGCTGATCAGCAATGCTGTATGTACTGTTCCTGTATTGAGCGCGCCAATAAGCGTAGAGATCATACCATCGCCTATACCAACACTCTCGATAGTCGGTGTACCTGATAATGTGGGTATTAACTTCGTGGCAACTCTCACTAATGGTGGACAGCAACCAACCTTCCAATGGAGGAAGAACGGTCATGATATTCAGGGAGCATCAGGAGCTACTTACAAAGGAATAGGCCTGAATGCAGGTGACCAGATCAACGTGTTTGTTCACGCCGACGCTGAATGTGCTAACCCAGAGTTCCTGCTGAGCAATACGCTGGATGTTGGCAAGGTAACTGCGATCAACACAGTCACCTCTTCTTTCAACGAGCTGACACTGTCCCCTAACCCGAACAACGGCACCTTCACTGTAAAAGGCACTGCTAAAGTAAACACCGGTAAAGCTTCAGTAGAAGTGCTGAATGCCGTAGGCCAGGTAGTATATAAAAATGCAACTGAGCTTAGGGGCAGCGAACTGGAAGTGAATGTGAACCTGGGTGGCCACAACGCCGCAGGCATGTACATGCTACGCGTCACGGTTGACGGACACACTGATAACCTCAGGTTTGTCGTGAAAGACTAGGAATAATCAAAAAAATCTTAACAATTGCAAAGGCACCCTATCAAAAGGGTGCCTTTTTTCATCTGTCTACCAATGCATTATGAAATATGTTAAAATCCACTGCTTTCAGGGGATTTTAATTATTTTAACAAATCTAAAGATGGACCAAGTAATGAAAAAGAACAAACTACTTCTATTCACCACGTGTTTGGTGTTATGGTCAGTGTTTGCCGCCAGGGCACAGACCTATTATATTAACGAGAACTTCAACAGCCTCTCGGCTGGAAGTACAACCCCTAGCGGATGGAGTAACAACCTCATTTCCGGCAGCTCAAGTTTTGACTTCTTCCGGTTTGGACAGTCTGGCGTATTCGACGCTGTCGGCAATCCCGGCACAAGAACCTCCAACAATAGTTCTGTAACAGGAATATGCGCCATATTTGATTCCGACAATACATCATCGGGGGGCGGGCTCGAAAACGTAGCGCTGGAATCGCCATCGTTCAATACCACAGGCGCAGTTAATGTGCATGTGCGGTGGGATCAGGATTATCACGGCGGTTATCAATCCGGCGATAGCATTAACGTAGAAGTGTTTGACGGTACCTCATGGATCAAAGTGTATGAATATGGTGCTTTTTCTACCACTGGTGCTGCTGCCATACAGAACTCTCCTGATATAGATGTTACTTCTGTACTTGCCAACAAAACCGGCTGCAAAGTCCGTTTCAGGTGGCGTGGCAACTGGAGCTGGTGGTGGATGTTTGATAATGTTCAAGTTTACTCCATACCGCCTACATATTATTTTATCAAGGAACCTTTCACTACAGCAAGTGGATCTACACCTCCTGCAGGCTGGTCAAATAACCTCATATCAGGCAGCCCAAGTTTCGACTTCTGGAGATTCGGGCAATCGGGTGTGTTCAACTCAGTTGGCAACCCCGGCACCAGGACAACCGGCAACTCAAACATGGCAGGCACTTTCGCCATATTTGACTCTGACAACACATCGTCAGGCGGTGGCCTGGAAAATGTTGCGCTTGAATCGCCTGTGGCAAACACTTCAGGATTTTCTTCTAACATCCATTTAAAATGGGACCAGGATTATCATGGCGGATACCAGTCGGGCGATAGTATCAACGTAGAAGTCTTTGACGGTACCAGCTGGATCCAGGTTTACGAATACCATGCATTTGCTACTAACGGCAGCGCCCAGATCCAAAACTCGCCAGATATAGATGTTACGTCCCTGGTTGCCAATAAGACAAATGTCAAGGTACGTTTCCGCTTCAGGTCTAATTGGAGCTGGTGGTGGATAATAGACAACGTTGAATTGTATGCTCCGGCTCCAACGCCCGTACCCGACTTTACCATCAACAATGCATCACAGTGCCTGCCTGGCAATAGCTTCAATTTCACCAATACATCTACTATCGCAGGTGCAAGCAGCACGATGACCTATAGCTGGAACTTTGGCGATCTAACCAATTCAACAGCTACAAGTCCATCGGGTAAAACCTACGCAAGCGCCAACACTTATACCGTAACCTTAACTGCAACAAGTGACCTCGGCGTATCTGCCAGCACATCAAAAACGGTTACCGTAAATGCTGTAGTTACTCCTTCTGTTTCTATTTCAGCCAGTCCATCCAATACCGTTTGCGCCAACCAAAGCGTAACCTTCACTGCTACCCCGACCAATGGCGGAACTGCTCCAACATACCAATGGAAGAAAAATGGTAGCAACATTGCTACAGGCGTAACATGGAATGCAGGTACTTCACTGGCGACCGGCGATGCAATCACCTGTGTGATGACCAGCAACTATCCCTGCCCTACAGGAGGCATTTCTATTGTTACCAGCAATACTGTTAACATGACAGTTAATCCTGTCCTTACACCATCAGTAAGTATAGGCGTAAGCCCCGGCAACAGTTTCTGCCCCGGCACTAATGCAATTTTTACAGCTACACCAACCAACGGAGGAACAACGCCAGCTTACCAATGGAAGAAGAACAGCTTTAATGTAGGCACTAACAGTGCAACTTATGCTGACAATACACTTACTACCGGCGATGTGATCACTTGCGTGATGACAAGTAATACCCCCTGCCCTACAGGCGGTGTAGCAACGGCTACCAGCAACGGTATTACTATCAATACATCTTTCCCTGCTTCTGTAAGTATCGTGGCAAGCACGTCGGCTCCGGTGTGCCCGGGAACTTCAATTACGTTTACCGCCACACCAACTAACGGTGGTACACCTGCATACCAGTGGAAAAAGAATGGAGGCAACGTAGGTACGGGGCTGAGCACCTTTACTGACGCCGTTGCTGCCGGCGATGTATACAGCGTGCAGATGACCAGCAGCATAGTTTGCGCATCACCCAAACCAGCAACCTCAAACACGATCGCCCCGCCAACTATTACACCACTTGTACCGAGTGTAGTTATCAACAAAACGCCGAGTACAGCCATATGCCCGGGAACAGCGGTTAGCTTTACAGTTACTCCAACCAACGGTGGTTTCGTTCCTACTTACCAATGGAAGCTGAATGGCACCAACGTGGCTACAACCAACAACTGGGGTAGCAGCAGCCTGAACAATGGTGACGTGGTGAGTGTGGTCATGACCCCAGGCAACAATGTGTGCGTAGCTCCTGCAACAGCAACAGGCACTACTACTATAACGGTTAACCCGGTAACTCCAGCATCGGTTACTATCTCGGCCAACCCAGGCAATACTATCTGCTCGGGTACCAGCGTGACCTTTACTGCTACACCAACAGGCGGAGGCACACCAACGTACCAATGGAAGAGGAATGGCGCTAACGTAGGCACTAACAGTGC is a genomic window containing:
- a CDS encoding beta strand repeat-containing protein, with amino-acid sequence MLKTHTSYGQCTTSTVPYMYDGCVFGDAIDAFTLNSVSTSSNYGCQNLSTSYNLYTTPVRTLTIGSSYSFSATVGTSGSIPYTEYFGIWIDYDNNSLYNTTDLAFASNGKGNTHTGTITIPNNATPGTVRMRTRCKYDGPAFGASNACTDDDYGETEDYNVTLVCPASSVSIATASTNVCPGTSVTFTATPTNGGTTPAYQWKKNSISVGTNSATYADASLANGDVITCEMTPVYTCAGTKTSNSITMVVATATASVSIAASPSNTVCGNQSVTFTATPTNGGTAPTFQWKKNGNNIATGATWNAGTSLTTGDAITCEMTSNHPCPTGGISVVTSNTVNMTINPVLTPSVSIAVSPGNSFCPGTNATFTATPTNGGTTPAYQWKKNSFNVGTNSATYADNTLTTGDVITCVMTSNTPCPTGGVATTTSNGITINTSFPASVSIVASPSTNICPGSSVTFTATATNGGTPAYQWKKNGGNVGTNSSTYTDAPGNGDVYSVQMTSNIVCASPKPATSNTITITYTTPIVPGVTITKTPSTAICPGTAVSFTVTPTNGGPVPTYQWKLNGVNVATTNNWGSSSLNNGDVVSVVMTSNYNGCVVPTTATASTTMSVNTITPASVTIAANPGNTICSGTSVTFTATPTGGGTPTYQWKRNGANVGTNSATYNAGTTLTNGNTIECVMTSSATCAVPKISNSNLITMNVNSTVTPSVTISTVPSGTACVGGVLQFVANPLNGGNTPSYQWKIDGNNVGTNFPSYTDNGTLTATAHTISVTMISSITQCITTTTATGTLNKTISPLVTPTISIASTQAPGGDACVGSSVTFTPTTTNAGSTPTYQWKKNGSVVATGSSYAPGATLVTGDIISCEMTSSAACASPVIVNSAPVNMTIWPNVTAAVTITSNPGNAVSCTGLPVTFTAAATNVGSNPTYQWKLNGNNVGTNSPTYVDAALATGNTVSCVVTTSIPCSTPKPATSNTLTMTMNPNLTASINLTATPDTVGCEKTPFTFNTFHTGGGTNPAFKWYKNGSAIPGAAQAVYSSNSLADGDMIACELISNAVCTVPVLSAPISVEIIPSPIPTLSIVGVPDNVGINFVATLTNGGQQPTFQWRKNGHDIQGASGATYKGIGLNAGDQINVFVHADAECANPEFLLSNTLDVGKVTAINTVTSSFNELTLSPNPNNGTFTVKGTAKVNTGKASVEVLNAVGQVVYKNATELRGSELEVNVNLGGHNAAGMYMLRVTVDGHTDNLRFVVKD
- a CDS encoding PKD domain-containing protein; its protein translation is MKKNKLLLFTTCLVLWSVFAARAQTYYINENFNSLSAGSTTPSGWSNNLISGSSSFDFFRFGQSGVFDAVGNPGTRTSNNSSVTGICAIFDSDNTSSGGGLENVALESPSFNTTGAVNVHVRWDQDYHGGYQSGDSINVEVFDGTSWIKVYEYGAFSTTGAAAIQNSPDIDVTSVLANKTGCKVRFRWRGNWSWWWMFDNVQVYSIPPTYYFIKEPFTTASGSTPPAGWSNNLISGSPSFDFWRFGQSGVFNSVGNPGTRTTGNSNMAGTFAIFDSDNTSSGGGLENVALESPVANTSGFSSNIHLKWDQDYHGGYQSGDSINVEVFDGTSWIQVYEYHAFATNGSAQIQNSPDIDVTSLVANKTNVKVRFRFRSNWSWWWIIDNVELYAPAPTPVPDFTINNASQCLPGNSFNFTNTSTIAGASSTMTYSWNFGDLTNSTATSPSGKTYASANTYTVTLTATSDLGVSASTSKTVTVNAVVTPSVSISASPSNTVCANQSVTFTATPTNGGTAPTYQWKKNGSNIATGVTWNAGTSLATGDAITCVMTSNYPCPTGGISIVTSNTVNMTVNPVLTPSVSIGVSPGNSFCPGTNAIFTATPTNGGTTPAYQWKKNSFNVGTNSATYADNTLTTGDVITCVMTSNTPCPTGGVATATSNGITINTSFPASVSIVASTSAPVCPGTSITFTATPTNGGTPAYQWKKNGGNVGTGLSTFTDAVAAGDVYSVQMTSSIVCASPKPATSNTIAPPTITPLVPSVVINKTPSTAICPGTAVSFTVTPTNGGFVPTYQWKLNGTNVATTNNWGSSSLNNGDVVSVVMTPGNNVCVAPATATGTTTITVNPVTPASVTISANPGNTICSGTSVTFTATPTGGGTPTYQWKRNGANVGTNSATYNAGTTLTNGNTIECVMTSSATCAIPQISNSNLITMNVNSTVTPSVTISTVPSGTACVGGVLQFVANPLNGGNTPSYQWKIDGNNVGTNFPSYTDNGTLTATAHTISVTMISSITQCITTTTATGTLNKTISPLVTPTISIASTQAPGGDACVGSSVTFTPTTTNAGSTPAYQWKKNGSLVATGSSYAPGATLVTGDIISCEMTSSAACASPVIVNSAPVNMTIWPNVTAAVTITSNPGNAVSCTGLPVTFTAAATNVGSNPTYQWKLNGNNVGTNSPTYVDAALATGNTVSCVVTTSIPCSTPKPATSNTLTMTMNPNLTASINVTATPDSVGCEKTPFTFNSFYTLGGTNPAFKWYKNGTPIPGASQAVYSSNSLVDGDMIACELISNGVCTAPVMSKPISIEIVPSPVPTLTIVGIPDNLGINFVATLTEGGQNPTFQWRKNGHDIQGATGPTYKGIGLAPADQINVFVHSDAECANPAFLLSNTLDVGKVTAINTVTSSFNELALFPNPNSGNFTVKGTAKTTANSQASVEVLNAVGQVVYKNTTVLRGSELEVDVNLGGHNAAGMYMLRVTVDGHTDNLRFIVKD